The proteins below are encoded in one region of Chthoniobacterales bacterium:
- a CDS encoding D-lyxose/D-mannose family sugar isomerase, with amino-acid sequence MKRSEINAMLREAESCFRQHHWALPPNPRWDITDFGLGNFARCGLTLINLAEEPEYCEKLMYARENQITPAHTHAKKKEDIICRHGRLTLQLWSGHPEAAAQPDRFSIRVNGEERHHAQGGELTLSAGERITLTPGIYHAFWASAPETIIGEVSTANDDANDNFFVDPDIGRFPGIEEDEPATVRLVSEKQS; translated from the coding sequence ATGAAACGGTCCGAAATCAACGCCATGCTTCGGGAAGCCGAATCCTGCTTTCGTCAGCATCATTGGGCTCTCCCGCCCAACCCTCGCTGGGATATCACCGACTTCGGTCTCGGCAACTTCGCGCGCTGCGGACTCACCCTCATCAACCTCGCCGAGGAGCCCGAGTATTGCGAAAAGCTGATGTATGCGCGGGAGAACCAAATCACCCCGGCACATACCCACGCCAAAAAGAAAGAGGACATCATTTGCCGCCACGGCCGGCTGACTTTGCAGCTATGGTCCGGTCATCCGGAGGCGGCCGCACAACCTGACCGGTTCTCCATCCGGGTCAACGGCGAGGAGCGGCACCATGCGCAAGGAGGCGAGTTGACCCTTTCGGCCGGCGAAAGAATCACCCTCACGCCGGGGATTTATCACGCATTTTGGGCCAGCGCGCCCGAGACGATCATCGGGGAAGTTTCCACCGCCAATGATGACGCCAATGACAACTTTTTCGTCGATCCCGACATCGGCCGTTTCCCCGGCATCGAAGAGGACGAGCCCGCCACCGTTCGTCTCGTCAGCGAGAAGCAATCGTGA
- a CDS encoding carbohydrate kinase family protein, with translation MNPQALAGTLTARSGEIPKHRVVTGFDGFVDEMISLVAERKSLERFARVEHIDQFGDLVKAAAGHSSLREIVVTQTDPGGCAVNMGDGLATLGVAVTTFATVGQPVHAAFDAYSRIATLHSWGREPGRTLAFEFADGKLMFSSVSHLAEFTPDYVKQRLAEQDFEKSCRAADLIAFVDWTLYPHMTACWQLLAEQVFAKLEHRPFLFLDLVDPSSRSRADIEAMLEGLPLLNRHCRTTLGLNQNEANILSDILSQPHEKRPEMDGAAGQAKALQGALGIDEVVIHATRFAVLANEDGTAQAPGPYCEKPVKSTGAGDRFNAGYALGLVLHLPPEDRLLLGNATSGAYVRSGTSPSISEVIQLLQNYPQR, from the coding sequence GTGAATCCGCAAGCGCTCGCCGGAACTCTGACCGCCCGATCGGGCGAAATCCCCAAGCACCGCGTTGTCACGGGCTTCGACGGTTTTGTGGACGAAATGATTTCGCTCGTTGCCGAGCGCAAAAGCCTCGAACGCTTCGCGCGCGTTGAACATATCGACCAGTTCGGCGACCTCGTCAAAGCGGCCGCCGGTCACTCCAGCCTCCGCGAAATCGTCGTCACCCAAACCGATCCCGGCGGTTGCGCCGTGAACATGGGCGACGGCCTCGCAACCTTGGGGGTGGCGGTGACGACATTTGCCACCGTGGGCCAACCCGTCCACGCGGCCTTCGATGCCTATTCCCGGATAGCGACACTGCACAGCTGGGGCCGCGAACCCGGACGCACCCTCGCCTTCGAGTTCGCCGACGGCAAACTCATGTTCTCCTCGGTCAGTCATCTCGCCGAATTCACCCCGGACTATGTCAAACAGCGGCTTGCCGAACAGGATTTTGAAAAATCCTGCAGGGCGGCCGACCTGATTGCTTTCGTGGATTGGACGCTTTACCCGCACATGACGGCCTGCTGGCAACTTCTTGCCGAGCAGGTTTTCGCCAAATTGGAGCATCGTCCTTTTTTGTTTCTGGACCTTGTCGACCCCTCGTCGCGATCCCGGGCCGACATCGAAGCCATGCTCGAAGGACTCCCCTTGTTGAACCGCCATTGCCGGACAACGCTCGGACTGAACCAGAACGAAGCGAACATCCTCTCCGACATCCTCTCCCAACCGCATGAAAAGCGTCCCGAGATGGACGGGGCGGCCGGGCAGGCAAAAGCGCTGCAGGGCGCTTTGGGGATCGACGAAGTTGTGATTCACGCCACGCGCTTTGCCGTCCTCGCCAATGAAGACGGCACCGCCCAGGCCCCCGGTCCTTACTGCGAAAAACCCGTCAAATCCACGGGCGCGGGCGACCGTTTCAACGCCGGCTATGCCCTCGGCTTGGTTCTGCACTTGCCTCCCGAAGACAGGCTCCTTCTCGGCAACGCCACCTCCGGCGCCTATGTGCGTTCGGGAACAAGTCCTTCGATTTCCGAAGTTATCCAGCTTCTCCAAAACTACCCGCAACGATAA
- a CDS encoding sugar porter family MFS transporter, producing the protein MEPAARGQIWQRLRPGPVTLQPIQPPMNSSSNTPHPVYGFLVALVAALGAFIFGYDLSLMAGANTIMRQQFNLSEAEFAFATSSGVLGCVAGPFLGAWLCDRFGRKKSLIFASLLLAVNAIFTALAPNMWVFNFFRILGGVGCGICSVASPMYIAEISSPKSRGAMGLMYQVAVVIGALSAGLACYFLALLLPDSVSWRWMFFSQMVAIVCFVGLLFPMPESPRWLAEEGRDEEAGAVLARIGGEDFARQEMTGIRASLQQEEGGWREFWAPGMRSALLVGLLLAFFNNFTGWSGIAMYLPTLFKIGGFPDTADAIMQFVVAYAFMGAVTIGSMFVVDRWGRRPLWNVASVGMCVAMFLAGLVFQYHIKGYAVLAVVMLCAIPHALALGGLPWLMIPEIYPTRIRAKAVSAIVTFLWLTIFLASTIFPLMMSWSRSLVGTEAAAFWVFSGISLLSLLFGKTLLPETRGRTLEEIGDNWLRRGH; encoded by the coding sequence ATGGAGCCAGCCGCTCGAGGCCAAATTTGGCAAAGGCTACGTCCCGGGCCTGTAACTCTCCAACCTATCCAACCTCCTATGAACTCTTCTTCCAATACTCCTCATCCCGTTTACGGATTTTTGGTGGCGCTGGTCGCCGCCCTCGGCGCCTTCATTTTCGGCTACGACCTGTCGTTGATGGCCGGGGCCAACACCATCATGCGGCAACAATTCAACCTCTCGGAAGCGGAGTTTGCCTTTGCCACATCGAGCGGCGTGCTGGGATGCGTGGCGGGGCCTTTTCTGGGGGCGTGGCTGTGCGACCGGTTCGGCCGCAAGAAGAGCCTGATTTTTGCTTCGCTGCTGCTGGCCGTCAACGCGATCTTCACCGCCTTGGCCCCGAATATGTGGGTGTTCAACTTCTTTCGCATCTTGGGCGGCGTGGGTTGCGGCATCTGCTCGGTGGCTTCGCCGATGTATATCGCGGAAATTTCGTCGCCCAAATCCCGCGGCGCCATGGGGCTGATGTATCAGGTGGCTGTCGTGATCGGCGCTTTGTCGGCGGGTCTGGCCTGCTACTTTCTCGCATTGCTTCTGCCGGACTCGGTGAGCTGGCGATGGATGTTTTTCTCGCAGATGGTGGCGATCGTTTGTTTCGTGGGCCTGCTCTTTCCCATGCCGGAAAGTCCCCGCTGGCTGGCCGAGGAGGGCCGCGATGAGGAAGCCGGCGCGGTTCTCGCGCGGATCGGCGGCGAGGACTTCGCCCGCCAGGAAATGACCGGCATCCGTGCCTCGCTCCAGCAGGAAGAGGGTGGTTGGCGGGAGTTCTGGGCACCCGGAATGCGGAGTGCCTTGCTGGTGGGTCTGCTGCTGGCGTTTTTCAACAACTTCACCGGCTGGAGCGGGATCGCGATGTATCTTCCCACGCTCTTCAAGATCGGGGGGTTTCCGGATACGGCTGACGCCATCATGCAGTTTGTGGTGGCTTATGCTTTCATGGGGGCGGTGACCATCGGGTCCATGTTCGTGGTGGACCGCTGGGGGCGCCGGCCGCTGTGGAACGTGGCTTCGGTGGGGATGTGTGTGGCAATGTTCCTGGCCGGGTTGGTGTTTCAATACCACATCAAAGGTTATGCCGTGCTCGCGGTGGTGATGCTCTGCGCCATTCCGCATGCGCTGGCCCTCGGCGGCCTGCCTTGGCTGATGATCCCGGAGATTTACCCCACCCGCATCCGGGCCAAGGCGGTTTCGGCCATCGTGACGTTTTTGTGGCTAACCATCTTTCTCGCATCAACCATCTTCCCGCTCATGATGAGTTGGTCGCGGAGTTTGGTCGGCACCGAGGCGGCGGCCTTCTGGGTGTTCTCCGGAATTTCCCTGCTTTCGCTGCTCTTCGGCAAGACGCTGCTGCCCGAAACCCGGGGACGCACCCTCGAGGAAATCGGAGACAACTGGCTCCGGCGCGGGCACTGA
- a CDS encoding SDR family oxidoreductase — MSTNRLKGRKALVTGSGTGIGREIALEYAREGADVVFHYSRSPGGAHSGVAEAEALGVRASAVQADFNNLDDVRRLADEAVAALGGIDLLVNNAGITMNLPFEQVTPEQFDTLYRVNVRAQFFLTQRLLAPLEQARGVVINLSSVHAYQGMREHSVYAGTKGAIVSYTRELAVELATRGIRVVGLAPGGVWVENTTKAAAGQDLSAQLGSSIPCGFVALPPDIAKVAVFLATGDARYFLGQTLIVDGGTTSWLPFGEQWSQPLEAKFGKGYVPGL, encoded by the coding sequence ATGAGCACAAATCGCCTTAAAGGTCGCAAAGCATTGGTCACCGGATCCGGCACCGGCATCGGCCGGGAAATCGCCCTTGAGTATGCCCGCGAGGGTGCGGACGTGGTTTTCCACTATTCGCGCAGCCCGGGCGGTGCGCACAGCGGAGTGGCAGAAGCAGAGGCCTTGGGTGTTCGCGCGAGTGCCGTGCAGGCGGACTTCAATAACTTGGACGATGTCCGGCGCCTGGCCGATGAGGCTGTGGCGGCGCTGGGAGGGATCGATCTTTTGGTGAACAACGCCGGGATCACGATGAACCTGCCGTTCGAGCAGGTGACGCCGGAGCAGTTCGACACGCTGTATCGGGTCAATGTGCGGGCGCAGTTTTTTCTCACCCAGCGGTTGCTGGCCCCGCTGGAGCAGGCCCGGGGAGTGGTGATCAACTTGTCGTCGGTGCATGCCTACCAAGGCATGCGCGAACATTCCGTCTATGCGGGCACCAAGGGGGCGATTGTCTCCTACACGCGGGAGCTGGCAGTGGAACTGGCGACGCGGGGCATCCGGGTCGTAGGGTTGGCACCGGGTGGCGTTTGGGTCGAGAACACCACGAAAGCGGCGGCGGGCCAAGACCTGTCCGCACAGCTGGGGAGCAGCATTCCGTGCGGATTCGTGGCATTGCCGCCGGACATCGCCAAAGTCGCGGTGTTTTTGGCTACCGGGGATGCGCGTTATTTTCTGGGGCAAACATTGATCGTGGACGGCGGGACAACTTCCTGGCTTCCGTTTGGCGAGCAATGGAGCCAGCCGCTCGAGGCCAAATTTGGCAAAGGCTACGTCCCGGGCCTGTAA
- a CDS encoding SDR family oxidoreductase, which produces MLSSTLSKSTAPDLFQMGGKVVLLTGAAGGFGRALAQGFAQFGASLVLVDQEAMALQALATELETNGTPCLACAADVSVESEVALVTARALEHFNRIDVLLHVAGAAKLSPVTEMSTADFDFTIGSHLRGTFFLVRETGRIMCRQGGGSVVLMSSLASQRALGRGTGPYAAAKAGVNALVRELAVEWAPHNIRVNAVAPCQFRTPGLLAMLADPNFNPGGDLQNRMVSAIPLGRLGEPAELVGPCVFLASEAGSMVTGQVLFVDGGYTAK; this is translated from the coding sequence ATGTTAAGTTCCACTCTGTCCAAATCCACCGCGCCCGACCTCTTTCAAATGGGCGGCAAAGTCGTCCTGCTGACCGGTGCCGCCGGCGGTTTCGGTCGCGCCCTTGCCCAAGGCTTCGCCCAATTCGGAGCCTCCTTGGTGCTCGTGGATCAAGAAGCCATGGCGCTGCAAGCGCTGGCCACGGAACTTGAAACCAACGGCACTCCGTGCCTCGCCTGCGCAGCTGATGTCTCGGTGGAATCCGAAGTTGCCCTGGTCACAGCCCGCGCCTTGGAACACTTCAACCGGATTGATGTCCTGCTGCACGTGGCGGGCGCCGCCAAGCTTTCGCCGGTCACCGAGATGAGCACGGCGGATTTTGATTTCACCATCGGCTCCCATCTCCGGGGGACGTTTTTTCTGGTCCGCGAGACGGGCCGCATCATGTGCCGGCAGGGCGGCGGCAGCGTCGTGCTCATGAGCAGCCTCGCCAGCCAGCGCGCTCTTGGCCGGGGAACGGGTCCCTACGCAGCGGCCAAAGCCGGCGTGAATGCCTTGGTCCGCGAACTGGCCGTCGAATGGGCTCCGCACAACATCCGCGTCAATGCGGTCGCCCCCTGTCAGTTTCGCACACCGGGATTGCTCGCGATGCTGGCCGATCCCAACTTCAACCCCGGCGGCGACTTGCAAAACCGCATGGTTTCAGCGATCCCGCTCGGCCGCCTCGGGGAACCCGCGGAACTCGTGGGCCCCTGCGTGTTCCTGGCTTCGGAGGCCGGCAGCATGGTCACCGGCCAAGTGCTCTTCGTGGACGGCGGCTACACGGCAAAATAA
- a CDS encoding FadR family transcriptional regulator, with product MNINSLSRRRTLVDSVVDQVRNNIESGAIKPGDRLPSEFELCDRFGVSRTVIREATRRLQALGLVEVRRGRGLFVGNQDSVRDTVQVIRSSLSVSLADLAKFTDFRNAIESHAARQAALKATAGDVEKLQDLCDRLTSTVEKDEDLEATQRLDIAFHQHIAKIAGNDLLAQILQLVEDMMRKSIVQSTQGQILDPVAIRLLHQKIVDAIRDRDPLRAEQAMREHMEAVQQRLEECARHDKPADLAKS from the coding sequence ATGAACATCAACTCCCTCTCCCGGCGACGCACGCTCGTTGACAGCGTCGTGGATCAGGTGCGCAACAATATCGAGTCAGGCGCCATCAAGCCCGGCGACCGACTCCCCAGCGAGTTCGAACTTTGCGACCGCTTCGGCGTCAGCCGCACGGTGATCCGCGAGGCGACCCGGCGGCTGCAGGCGCTGGGATTGGTGGAGGTCCGGCGCGGGCGAGGTTTGTTCGTGGGCAATCAGGACAGCGTGCGCGACACGGTGCAGGTGATCCGCAGCTCCCTGTCGGTCTCCCTGGCCGATCTGGCCAAATTCACCGACTTTCGCAATGCCATCGAGAGCCATGCCGCACGGCAGGCCGCCCTCAAGGCCACTGCCGGCGATGTCGAGAAGCTGCAGGACTTGTGCGACCGACTCACGAGCACGGTTGAGAAGGACGAGGATCTCGAGGCGACCCAAAGGCTGGACATCGCGTTTCACCAGCACATTGCGAAGATCGCCGGAAACGACCTGCTGGCGCAGATTCTCCAACTCGTGGAGGACATGATGCGGAAATCCATTGTGCAAAGCACGCAGGGCCAAATTCTGGACCCGGTCGCCATACGTCTTCTGCACCAGAAAATTGTCGATGCCATCCGGGACCGCGATCCCTTGCGGGCGGAACAAGCCATGCGGGAGCACATGGAAGCGGTGCAGCAGCGCCTGGAAGAATGCGCGCGACACGACAAACCGGCCGACCTTGCAAAATCATGA
- a CDS encoding 5-carboxymethyl-2-hydroxymuconate isomerase produces MKVIRYQKAGSPPQYGSLNDDGTACALAGSIESGFTPTAQTVSGFDLLPPAEPPAIYCIGANYRHHIEECGGMKVPERPLVFMKGINALQAHGKPIRIPRVCSATEVDYECELAVVIGKACKNATRASALDHVFGYTCANDVSARDWQLNLGGGQWCRGKGFDTFLPLGPVLVTADEIPDPNELRLGTILNGQTVQDWNTNDMVFDVAAIIEFLSQDTTLLPGTVIITGTPHGVGMARKPALWLKPGDTVEVEIEKIGRLTNPVQAAN; encoded by the coding sequence ATGAAGGTCATACGCTATCAAAAAGCCGGCTCGCCGCCGCAATACGGATCGCTCAATGACGACGGCACGGCGTGCGCGCTCGCCGGCAGCATCGAGTCGGGCTTCACGCCGACCGCGCAGACGGTTTCGGGCTTCGACCTGCTTCCGCCGGCCGAGCCGCCGGCCATTTACTGCATCGGCGCCAATTACCGGCACCATATCGAGGAATGCGGCGGCATGAAAGTGCCCGAGCGTCCCCTCGTTTTCATGAAGGGAATCAACGCGCTGCAAGCCCATGGAAAGCCCATCCGCATACCGAGAGTCTGCTCCGCAACGGAGGTGGACTACGAATGCGAATTGGCGGTGGTCATCGGCAAAGCCTGCAAGAATGCCACGCGGGCCAGTGCGCTCGATCACGTCTTCGGCTACACCTGCGCCAATGACGTGAGCGCGCGGGACTGGCAGCTCAATCTCGGCGGCGGCCAATGGTGCCGGGGCAAAGGCTTTGACACCTTCCTGCCGCTCGGACCCGTTTTGGTCACGGCCGACGAAATTCCCGATCCCAACGAACTTCGTCTCGGCACCATCCTGAACGGCCAGACCGTGCAGGATTGGAACACCAACGACATGGTGTTCGATGTGGCCGCGATCATCGAATTTCTCAGCCAGGATACCACCCTGCTGCCCGGCACGGTGATCATCACCGGCACTCCGCACGGCGTGGGCATGGCGCGCAAGCCTGCCCTCTGGCTCAAACCCGGCGACACCGTCGAGGTGGAAATCGAAAAAATCGGTCGCCTCACCAATCCGGTGCAAGCCGCCAACTGA